The sequence ATGCGTGTGGCAATGATTGGACGCTGCGTGAACTTGAACCGAGTACCGGCTACTTGCTTGATGAAACGGTATATGAAGTGGGTGCTTCTCCAACACTCTACGAAGTGGAGCTGAACACCACCGAAAACCATGTTACGGAAAAAGTAATCTATGGCAACATTCAGCTTGTCAAGCATACCGATGACCCGGATCCGGATGTGGCAGAAGAAGAACACAGCGATGATGGTAATGCCGGTATGGTAGAAAAGCCGGAGGAAGGCGCAGTATTTCAAATTTATTTGAAAAGCGCAGGCAGCTTCGACAACGCCAAAGAGAGTGAGCGCGATGTTCTTACCACCGATGCGGATGGTTTCGCAGCCTCTAAGCTGCTCCCTTATGGCCGGTACACCGTTCACCAAATCGCCGGTGAAGATGGCAAAGCGTTTGTCCCTGATTTTACGGTTTTTGTAAACGAAAATGGGCGCACCTATTCCTATATTCTCAATAATGATTCGATTACTGCAAGAATCCGCATTGAAAAACGCGATGCCGAAACCGGCGAAATCATTCCGATGCCGGGTACCGGCTTTCGTATTAAGGACCTGACAACCGGCGAATTTATCAGCCAGACGATCTATTACCCCAATCCTGAAACTCTGGATGTATTCTATGTTTCCGACGAAGGCTGGCTGATGCTGCCGGAACCGTTGCCTGCCCACGAGTTTGAATTATACGAGGTATCAGCGCCGGAGGGCTATGTACTTTCCAATGAGCCGGTGCCTTTTGTTGTTGATGGCAGCGAAGCGGTAGTGACAGTTATTCAATACAATCAGCCGCAAAAAGGCCAAATCACCATTTCCAAGAGCGGCGAGGTATTTGCCAGCGTACAGGAAAACGAAGGATTGTATCTTCCGATCTATGAAGTGGCTGGCCTGCCCGGTGCAACCTATCATTTGATTGCCGATGAAGATATTTACACCGGCGATGGCTCTTTGCGCGTTGCCAAGGACACGGTTATAGAAACGCTTACCACGGGGGAGGATGCAACCGCTACCAGCGGCCTTCTATACTTGGGGCGCTATCGTTTGGAGGAACAACAGAGTCCGGCAGGCATGGTTCTTGATACCGAGCCGATTTATACAGAACTCACCTATGCAGGCCAAACCGTTGAAGTAACACAGGTTGCCCTTGGCGTGTATGACGAACGCCAGAAGGTTTCCATTGATCTTTACAAGTCCTTGGAAACAGATGAATTGTTTAGCGTTGGTTTGGGCGAAGAATACAAGGACATCTCTTTCGGCCTGTATGCCTCCGAGGACATCACCGCTTTAGATGGCAGCACAATTCCCGCAGGCGGGTTGCTGGAGGTTGTTTCTGTTTCGCCGGTTGAGGATGTGTCCGGCCAGTATCATGCGGCCTTTGCAGCCGACCTGCCTTTCGGCAATTTTTATGTGCAGGAACGCTCTACCAATGAGGCATTTATCTTATCCGATCAGCAATACCCTGTTGTGTTTGAGTATGCCGGACAGGAAATTGCAACCGTTTCCATCACTGCAAACGACGGTAACGCTATTTCAAATCAAATCATTCGTGGGCGCGTAGACGGAATCAAATTTGGTGAAAATCCCGAAGGCGGCGATGATCTTACCTTAGAGGGCGCTGTTATTGGGCTGTTCGCACCGGAGACCGAAGAATTTACCGAAGAAACGGCGCTGTGCGTTACAGAGTCTATCGAAAACGGCTCCTTCTCCTTTGAGGACATTCCCTTTGGGCATTGGATTATCGCGGAAATTTCCAGTCCTGCGCTTTACACCATCAGCCCAGAGCAGCACCATATTTATGTGAGTGCGGATGGGCAAACCATTGAAATTGAAATTGACAATACCCTGATTCGCGGTACCGTGCAGGTTATCAAAACCGAAGCGATTGACGGGCTGCAAAGCATTGAGGACGAGAGCAACAATTCTTTCATGCACCGGCTGCCCGGCGCGGTATTCGTACTCTATGAGGACACCAATGGCGATAAAAAGCTGGATGACAACGACAAGCTGATTGGAGAACTGGAGGAAACCGACACCGGCGTTCACCAAATGACCGGCCTACTGGCGAAAGGATTTTTCGTAAAAGAGAAAACTGCGCCGGAATCTTTCGTGCTGGATCCCAACGCCTACTATTTTGAAATCACGGAAGATGGGCAGGTTGTTGTGGTAGAGAATGGCGAGGCCGGTTATGGGTTCGTCAACGAAGCATATCGCGGCAATCTAAAAATCGTCAAGGACAGCAGCGACGGAAGAAAAGATGGTTTTGCCTTTGAAGTAAGAAGCGCGGATGGCACCTACTGCGAAACCTTTACCAGCCCGAGCAGCGGTATCATCGAGATCAAGGGGCTTCGTGCCGGAAATTACACGGTAACAGAAATCAAAAACAAGGCCAGCGAAGATTACATCATCCCGGATGGCGCTACCGTGGAAATCAAAGCTGATGAAACGGCTGTGGTGCAATTCTTTAATGAAAAGCCGGAGGAACCGACTACACCGACAACGCCAACGACACCGGAGAAGCCGGTTCCGCAGACAGGTGATGACTACAGCCTTTATCTGTGGATTGGCACGATGGGCATCGCTGTGGTCGGCAGCGCCATATCTTTGATTCTATTTCTGCGAAAAGGCAAAAAAGGTGCGCAGGGCAATCCCCGCCGCAAGACCGCAGCCGGAATCTTTTTGATTTCCATTGCGCTTATAGTAGGCAGCGGATTCATGCTGGCACATGAAATCGGCCAGTACAAGGAAAGCGCCGACACCTATGCCAAACTAAGCGAATATCTAACGGTGCCGGACGCACCGCCTGTAGAAGATGAAGCCACCGATATGACAGAGCCTATGCCTGACACTTTAGCCGTTTCGTTCCCTTCTGTTGATTTTGCTAAATTGCAGGAGGAAGGACCGGATGTAAAGGCTTGGCTTACATTGCCGAACACGGTTATCAACTATCCTATCGTGCAGTGTGAAGATAACTCCTATTATTTGAAGCACTTGTACGATGGTACGGCAAACAAAAATGGCTGCCCTTTTATCGACTACGAAAACGCGCCGGATTTTTCCGACAACAACACCATTATTTATGGGCATAACATGCGGGATGGCTCTATGTTCTCGAGCTTGCGCGAATATGCAGAGCAAACCTATTTTGACGAGCATCCGCAAATGTATCTGATGACACCGGAAGGCAACTACCTTGTGGAATTGTTTTCTGTGTTTATCGCAAGCCCCACCGAGGCAGGCAGCGATACCTCCCCGTGGGCGCTGGATTGGAAAGACGATGGCGCATATACTACATGGCTTACGGCTATGCAGGAACGCTCAATGGTCGAGAACGATGTGTCCGTGACTTCAAGCGACAGGGTACTCACCCTTTCTACCTGCACCAACAGCGGTAAAGATCGCTTTATTGTCATGGGCAAGCTGGTTTTTGTAACGGAATAACAAATCAAACAAGCGGCGCGGGAGTGCATATCTCCCGCGCCCATATTTTGTGGAGGATTCACCATGATAAACACGATTGTACCTATCCACGGATATATTCACCTGTACCGTTCCCTGCTTCGCTTTTGCGAAGTGCCGAGCGCAGAGTTGAAAGAAATGCTGTATCTGCTCAACACCGCCAATCTTGACTGCTATAGCTTTTATCACCCGGAGGCACATGTAGTTGAAAGCGGACCCGTAGCTTTTTGCGGTTGGCTGGACAAAAGATATGCGCGGCCTTACCGCACAGAAGTACAACTCTACAAAGCCCTGCTTGCTTTGAAGCGCAGCATTGATCGGGAACTCGTTGTTACTTCCCAGCGGGAAGCACTTCAAATGCTTCGCTGCATTACCGGAAATTTGGAGTATCGTTTTTATAAGGCTTATGGTATGGAGATCGAAGATAAGAGGACCGTCTACAGCGAGTGCGTTTATCGCCTGATTCCAAAGGAAACGGAACCCAGCGTGTGCCTGATGAAGGATTGGGTATATCTTCCATCAGCATAAGGCCGAAAATACAGTATAATAATAAGAGCGGTCAAAGCTGCGTTGCATTGACCGCTCCTATTTTTTGCTGTTCAATTCTTTCATGATACCGAGGATATAGGCCATTGATTTTGCGTCCAGCCGTTTGGCCTCCGCTATAAATTCCTTCAAGGTTTCAGGATAAGGGTTGCCTTCATCGAAAAACTCCTGCGGTGTCACACCCAAGTATTCGCAAATATAAAAGAAAGACTGCATGGCGGGAAGCGTTTTCTTGTTTTCAATATTATTGATATAATTGTTGGCCTGTCCCAATGATAGTGACATATCTCGCGCCGACACGCCCTTTTGCGTTCTTAATTTTGCCAAACGCTCCGGTATAAAATCTTCATACATTCGCTTCACCTCCATCGTATAATAGATTGTACCTTATGGAACCACCTTATTCGCTAAATTCAAAGGGTGATTTCCATTGACACGCTAAAATAAATCTATTATAATAAAACATTCCGGTAGTTATAAGCTATCAAAAGAGGAACGGGGTGAGAAAATGGCTGAAAAAGCATGTGGCGTTACCGGGCATAGGGACATTCCAGAAAATCAGATTGAGAGCATCAAGCGCAGCCTTCAATGTGAAATTGACAAGGCGATTGCCGATGGTTACACCGCCTTTCTCTCGGGATTTGCAGAAGGGGTTGATCTGCTCTTTGCAGAAATCGTCGTTGAAAAATGCAAGGAAAATCCACTTCTTCATCTCGAAGCCGTCATTCCGTACCGCAACCGCTATAAAAGGCTGTTAAAGAATGAGAAAAATCGGGCATTGCTGGAAAGCTGCGCTAAGATCGAAGTCATAAGCGAAGAATTGACATCCAATGTATATATGAAGCGGAACCGCTATATCGTGGACCATTCAGATCGGATCATTGCTGTCTATGACGGACGCGAAAAAGGCGGCACAGTCTCAACTATTCGCATGGTACATGCACAGCGAAAAGAACTGCGGGAGATTCCTGTCGGAACTGTACGCCGCTAAAACAACAAAATAAATGGAAGCGCGAAAATGGATTTACCCATTCTCGCGCTTTTCTATTGAGCTTATGAGAAAACTTTGTAAATGTTCTGCGCATCTTCGCAATCAGACTTGCAATTCTCCGCGACTGTTGTTATAATATACTTTGTAAACAGTAGCGGAGAACTCGATGTATAACAAGAGAACTCCGTAGAAATAATAAAACTATGGAGGTGCTTTATGGCGATTGTGAATGATGAACAGGTCATTAAAGTATTGCGGCAATACAACCCTTGGTGGCGCACTCCTTCTGCTATCAAGGAGGAAAGCAAGCCGCAAAAAAGGCTGGCCTACTATGAAGCCCTGAAAATCCTTACGCATAAGAGCATACGGAGGTTCGCCGTTTTATCCGGCATGAGGCGCGTAGGCAAGACAACCATCCTTTATCAGATCATAGACCACCTGATTGATGAAGGCGTAAACCCCAAAAATATCTTATATGCCACTTTCGATAATCCGGTTTTGAAACTTGTCAATGTGGAGAATGTGCTTGCCATCTATGAATCCATGTACCCTATCGAAGGCACAAGGTATATTCTCTTTGATGAAGTGCAGTACACCGAGAATTGGGAATTGTGGATGAAGGTAATCTACGATAGCAGAAAAGATATTCGGCTGATTGCCACCGGATCCGCAAGCCCAATTTTAGAAAAAGGTTCGGCAGACAGCGGCACAGGCCGGTGGAGCGTACTCAAAATTCCTACTATGTCGTTTTACGAGTATTGCAAACTGCTTAATCTTGACTTGCCTATCCTTCAAGACAACCTGCGCTTATCCAAGCTGGTAAACATGAGCCATGCACAGCTTGGCGATTTAATGGATAAATTTTCCCTGCTGCAAAACCACTTTAACCGCTATCTTATGATCGGCGGCTTTCCTGAATTGGTGTTGTCGGATGACGATGCCTACGCACAAAGGATGTTGCGGGAAGATGTGGTTGACAAGGTTATTAAGCGCGATGTGCTAACCCTCTTTAATATCCGAAGCCCTTTGCTGATGGAAAAGCTGTTTCTCTATCTGTGTATGAACTCAACGGAGATTTTTAACGCCACTACTGCGGCAAAGGAATTGGAAAACACTTCTGTCACAACCATTGACAGTTATATTGGGGCGCTGGAAATGTCTAATCTCATTTATCTGGCGAAGCCGATGGATGTGGGCAGCAAAGGCGCGTTAAAAGGAAAACCGAAAATCTTTATCGCGGATGCAGCGATCCGCAATGCGGTGCTTATGATTGACGATGTGCTTTCGGATGAAAGCGAACTGGGGGCAATGGTAGAAACCACCGTCTACAAGCATATGGTGTCCTTCTATCAGGGCAGCCCCGCAAGCCTTGGATATTTCAGGAAAGCCAAAGACAATCAAAAAGAGGTTGATGTGGTGGTAGAACTGCCGCGCCAAAAAATCCTTTGTGAAGTAAAGTACCGCAACAACTCCCATATTTCATCTACAGATGCCATTGTGGAATTGTGTCAAGATGAAAAATCCAAGGTGACAAACGCCTTTTTAGTAACCAAACGCTTAGACGATTTTGGAATCACAAAACATGAAACCAAAACGCCAATATTCAGAGTCCCCGCTATCGCTTTTCTTTACATTTTAGGCAAAGCCGAAGCGGAAGGCCAAAACGGAAAGCTATAAATCAAGCGAAAGAATGACGCTCACTGAAACAGTGGGCGTTATTTTTTATCCCAAATTCAAAGAAAGCGAGGTATCGAAATGGAACAATTCAAACTGGTGATTGCAGAAAAGCCCAGCGTGGCGCAGGCTTTAGCCGCAGTGCTGGGCGCGAAAATGAAAAAGGACGGTTATCTGGAGGGCAATGGCTGGCTGGTATCATGGTGCATAGGCCACTTGGTAGAGCTGGCGCAGCCGGAAGCCTACGACGAAAAATATGCAAAATGGAATTACAGCGATCTGCCCATTTTACCTGCAATCTGGAAATACGAAGTACCAAAAGATAAGAAAAAGCAGCTTGCCACTCTGCGCAGGCTGATGAACGATAAGAGAGTGAGCGCCGTGGTCTGCGCTACCGATGCAGGCCGCGAAGGAGAATTGATTTTCCGGCTGGTCTATCAGCAAGCGGATTGTCAAAAACCGATTCTCCGGTTGTGGATTAGCTCTATGGAGGATGCGGTCATCCGCGACGGATTTGAACACCTGCATCCCGGCGCGGACTATGACCGTCTTTATCAAGCGGCGCTTTGCCGGTCCGGGGCAGATTGGCTTGTGGGTATCAATGCAACACGCCTTTTCTCTACACTATACGGGGAGACTTTGAATATTGGCCGTGTTATGACCCCTACGCTTGCGCTTTTGGTGCGGCGTGAAGCGGATATTAAGGCATTTCAGAGCAAACCGTTTTATGTGCCGGAGATTGCTTGCGGAGGATTTACCGCCGCCGGTGAAAAGCTGGAAGATCGACGCGCTGCCGAAGCGGTAAAACAGGATTGCAATGGCAAAGATGCTGTTGTAGATAAAATTGAAAAACAGAAAAAAGTGGTACAGCCACCGCTTCTATACGATTTGACAACCTTGCAGCGAGAGTGTAACCGCCTGTTTGGATTCACCGCCCAGCAAACCCTTGACTATCTCCAGAATCTATACGAAAAAAAGCTGGCAACCTATCCGAGAACAGACAGCCAGTTTATCACCGCCGATATGCAGGCCACCGTAGGTTCCCTCGCCCTATGGTTGTGGCAGAACATGCCTTACACGAAAGATTGCAGCGCAGCACCGGAATTGGAGCGCATCATTAACGACAGCAAGGTAACAGATCACCATGCGATTCTTCCTACTGTCGAGATTGCCCACACGGACCTCTCCGCTCTCCCCGCAGGCGAAAGAAATGTGTTGATGCTGATCGCTACTCGGCTGCTTTGCGCTACTGCCCAGCCGCACCGCTTCGAGGCTGTTACCGCAACCTTGAAGGTCGGGACGCATATTTTCACTGCAAAAGGAAAAACCGTCCTGCTTGACGGATGGAAAGGAATTGAGCGCGCCTTCCGCGCAGAGCTAAAGCAAAAGCCCCAGCAGGAGGACGAAAACGACGATGCTGACCGTTTGCCGGAGCTGCAGGAAGGCCAGCGATTTACAAACATCTCTGCCAGCGTGCGCGAAGGCAAAACCACCCCGCCAAAACACTATACCGAAGATAGCCTGCTTGCAGCAATGGAAACAGCGGGCGCAGAGGAAACACCGGATGATGCCGAGCGCAAGGGGCTTGGCACTTCGGCTACTCGAGCCGCGATCTTAGAAAAATTGGTTTCCACCGGCTTTGTGCAGAGAAAGAAAAAGCAGCTTTTACCTTCGGAAAAAGGCATCAATTTGATCGCCGTGCTGCCGGAGGTAATCAAATCGCCTTCTCTCACTGCCGAATGGGAGTCCATGCTAAAGCAGGTTGAGCGCAGTGAAATAACCGCCAATACTTTTATGGATGGAATCGCTAAGTTGGTTCGTGACCTTATACAGCAGAACAGCGCGCCCAATTCAGCCTATCTCTCCCTGTTTGGAAAAAATAAGGCTGGCAAGCATGAGGCCATCGGCACCTGCCCGCGCTGCGGCGGCGCTGTGCTTGAAGGAAAAAAGGGATTTTTCTGTGAAAACAAAGCGTGTTCCTTTGCTTTGTGGAAGTCCAATCATTTCTTCTCCAGTAAAAAGAAAACCATCACTAAAACCATTGCAGCGGCTCTCTTAAAAGAGGGGCGCGTTTTTATTTCCGGTCTTTACAGCGAAAAAACAGGAAAAACCTACGATGCGGTGGTTGTGATGGATGACACCGGCGATAAGTATGTGAATTTCAAACTGGAGTTTGAGCGGAGAGGTGGAAAATGAAAAGTAGAAAAACATTTGTATATGGAGGGTATCATTTCACTCCAATCAGGCAGTTTGAAAAAAAGGAAGGCGATTTTTTCGCTCTTTCCCGCCGCCTTGAAACAGATCCCGAATTAGGTTTTTCAGCATACCCGGAGCGTCAAAAGTTCCGGTATGTATATGAGGATTTTTACAAGGCCGCGACAGATAAAACATGTGATATATTTCGCTGCGAAGAAAACGGCAGGATTTATGTGCCAGCGTCGAGGGAGTTATTTATCTACCACGAACCACGGCAGAAAGCAAAGGATTCTGTGATCGCCTCCTTATCAAAAAACACCGCCATGCCAAACCAAAACGGCAAAAAATCCAATCACGAGCCAGAGCGTTAGGGGTGTGCTGCGATGGGAGAAAGAGAATTAACCCGTTCAGAGCGTGCCGCTATCCGAAGGTTGGTAATAAATCTATGCGCCAATTACGACGATCAAGCTAAAATCTGCCTCCCCTTGGACTGTCCCTGCTATATGCTAAATAAATGGTGGACCGGCGCTCTTTGCCGTTATTTTGCAGCCGCAGTCTTGCCGGTGGATCCGGCGCTGGAATCTGCGCTGACTGGCAACGACACCTCCCAGCGCCAGAAACGATGTCCGGTCTGCGGGAAATCATATCTTCCCATTACCAGCCAAGCCTATTGCTCGGATGCCTGCCGCGCATGGGCGCGAAAGGATGCAGACAAGAAGCGCAAGCGGCAGGCACGACAAAACAAGAGATGATATGTCCGCAACTTAGCCTTTTGGAGCCTTGATTTACAAGGCTTTTCAGCCTCTATTTCAAAGAGGGTAAGGGTTTTATACTCTCCCCCCTAAAACAGCGGTTAAGTTGCGGACTATCGCTATAAAACAGGAAAGGAGAATCGCGTGGAAAAAGATAAACCTACCTTATCCGATGCAGTCAAGAACACGCTGCAACTCCTTGTAGACTCCGATCAGAAAATATACGGCTATATAAGCGACGATACCTTGCAGGCGCTTCAAGTGCAGGGGTATCGCCTCAATCAGGGAGTTGTAGAGAAAAATCAGGGTGAGCAGCTTATTACCCTACAGCCTGTTTCCATTGAGCGCAGGTTGATGAAATTGAATGTTAAAATACACCGCTTTGATATGCAGGAAATTGAGAATCGCCGCTTTATGTATAACCCGAAAAGCGGCGTTTTGATTTTCGGCTACCAATATGGAAAGACCAAAGGCTTGCCGGGCAGCCATGCCGACGATCTTGCTCTGGCTGGCATTAAGCAAAATTATGATGATTTTGTTCGCGGCTGGGTGGGAACCGGCAGGCATTATCCCGATGGGGTGATTCATTTCGCTCCCAATATCGACAGCAGCAACCTTTCCCTCTTTGAAAAGGGATTCGACACATTGGAGATGTTCAGCAACAACGGCGCACGGGATAAAACCGTAGTGCGGGCTTTTGGGGACAAGTGGGAACAGCCCTTATCCTCTATTTTGCATCCCGAACCGGAAATTGAAAAAAGAGCCTCCCTTCGGCAACAGTTGAAAGAAGCCGCGCCGCCGGGAAGCATTTCAAAAAAACCGGCCAAACAGCAGCCGGAAAGATAAAACAGGCAGCCGGATTCCCCGTCTGCCAGATCATCCCCTTACGGGGATAGCTACGCGGCCTCTGGCCGCTATTACTTTTAGGAGGATTCAATATGTATTTAGTTGACAAGCAAGGGCGACAATTTGAAACGAAAGAAGCCCATGAGCAGTTTATACAGCAGGCCGATACCGTTGGGCGCTGGGAAAAAGCACACCGCATCCCCGAGCGCAAACGGCTCACTTGGTTTCACTCGGATTTTGGCGTACATGTGCCGAATGATTGGGTGTCGCGCAATGAAATTGCCGAAAAATTCAATGAAATAACCGGGCGGCAGATGTCTCCTGAACTGGATCCCGTCATAGAAATGCGTTCGTCCGTTCACAGCAATTATGCCAATATGGTTGCCATGTTGGGTGCAGATAACAGGGTGTACCTTGGGAAAGAAGAAAATTATCGCGAGACGCCCGGCCAATACGGATTCTATGATAACAAAGATGGCTCATTGTGCTTTATAAGCGACCAGCCCGATATGTATTACTTCCTTTACGGTGAAGGATGGGCGCACTCGCAGGAGTCTATGCTGGAGCGCGGCCTAACGATGGAGCAGTATATGGAATTTGCGCATCTGCGGGATAGCGTCTTGCTTCAATTCACTCCGCAAAGGGAAATTCTATTTGCAGGCAAACCATTCCAGCCACCGGAAAACTATCTGCGCAATACCGAGCTGGACATAGAAGGCGAAGGCGGCAATTATAACATGATTGATGGCGTAGTAAACAACGCGCCTCCCGTGCGCCCCGACCTTACTGACGGGCAAACCTATGATGAAATCGAGGCTTTGGCTCCTGAAACACTGCAAAACGACAAGCCCTCTATTATGGAGAAGTTAAGAGCAGATCGAACGGTACAGGAAGCGCACTTCATACAACCCGCGCCGCCGGAAAGAGAGTTGTAATATGGACGAAAGCAAAGTTTACCGCAATAGTGCTGCCGTAGCCCGGCAAAATGATGAATTGGATTTATATAGGGAAAGCATGAAGCTAAACCGCGCTTGCTCCGAATTTATCTATCAGGCCATTCGCCAGCATTATGCCGAAAACCATCTGGAGGCTGCTTGTGTTGAAATGGTCTTATCAGCTTATCCTCCAGAGCGTGTTGCGTGGGTATTGGCTCATACCTTACAGGAGTTAGATGATGGCCGGTTTTCACGCAATAATATGGAGTGGGCAAAGGGGTTTGACATCCCCAAATACGAACATACTTCTTTCATTGTAAATACCCACCCTGCCATTCTGAATGGTTTCGTCGATTTGGCGCGCAAAGCCATTTTGGAAAAAGCCTTCGAGCCGGACAAAGATAAGCCCCCTGCACTTCATAATGCAGAGCAACGCTACACCTATTATTCTGTTCACCGCCCTGTAGATATTGGCACCATTCCGATGCAGCCCAAACCGGAGAGAGTCATCAATTTTGACTTTCGCCTTCCGGTAGAAAACGGTGCTTTTGAAGCATGGGGCTGTGTCTACTATCACCAGCCGCTATCGGAAAAGCAGATCAACGACTACGAACTACGCGCTGCCTCCACCAATCCAATCGAGAAAGCCTCGCTGCTGGACTCTCTAAAAAAGGAACGAAGCATTGCTTCACAGCCGCCAGAAAAGAAAAAGGAAACGCGGCTGACGGAGAATGAACGATGAAACCGGCCAGCGAGAAGCGCAATACCCAGCTTCATATTTTGGTATCAGAAAAAGAAGTCTCAATGATAAAAGAGCGCATGAGTTTGATCGGCGTTTCTAACCTGTCGGCTTATCTGCGTAAGGTTGCAATCGACGGTTATATCATCAATCTGGATTTGGCCGAAGTGCGGGAATTGATAAAGCTCCTTCGTATCTGTTCAAACAATCTGAATCAGTACACACGCAAAGCCAATGAAACCGGCAGAATCTATGCCGCCGATGTGGAGGATCTTCGTCTGCAGTTGGATAAGGTTTGGGAAGCGACAGAAAAGATGTTATCCTCTCTTTCTTACCTTCCCTGATTTTTTTCAATAAGACCTTGCTTTTTTCTGGACCGGAGCGTTAGAATTTTATTGAGAAGTATTGCAAGTGTTTTGTGAAAGGAGGCAAGTATATGGGTGCTGCTTTATTGGCAGTTGGGCTTGAAATGTTGATCGGTATAATCCTTGGGTTAGTTATCACCATGATCGGACTGTTCTTTGGCAACATCATTGTATTTGACAGCATTGCTCTCGCTGTGCTGGCCGGATTTTTCTCACATGGGCTTTTGCATCTTCACCCGGCTCTGGCTATTGTAATTGGAATTGTAGTGTTGCTGGGGCTTCTATTTTTGCAACACACTCGTCCCGGTTTTTGGATTGTTGGCATACTGCTCTCTGTCCTGTGGGGAATTATCTTTTCATCAATGGCCTACGAATTTTCCGGCAAAGATATGGTGTGGACCTATGTGGTACTGGCATTGGGAACCGTCGCAGTTTTCGCTCTACATCTACGGGCGCGAAACCGAATGGCATACTAAAATATATCAAAAGGCGATAAGGAGGCATTGCTGTGGAAGCAAAAATTTTGGAAACACAATTAGAAAACTGGAAGGATAAAGTGCTTCGTGCATACCAGCACGGCAGCGGAGCGAACACCTATCAGATGATGCTCGACATTGACAAAATTATAGCCGAAGCATTTCAACACACTCCGCTTATTGCGGAGGAATGACACCGAAAACTTTTGCTTTGAATAATCAATTTTTTTGATAGGCTGTCTTACAAGGCAGCCTATCTTTTATTGTATAAGGGGGTGAACGATGGCTACCACAAGGCTGATGCCCTTGCATATCGGAGAAGGCCGAACCTTCTCCACGGCAATCGAGGACATACTTGATTATGTGGAAAATCCGCAAAAGACAGACTACGGAAAATTTATATTCGGCTATGAATGTGATACTCGCACCGCCGATGCCGAATTTACTTTAGCCAAACGGCAATATCTGAATCTCACAGGCAGAAAGCGCGGTGCAGACGATGTGATTGCCTATCATTTTCGGCAGGCATTTA comes from Christensenellaceae bacterium and encodes:
- a CDS encoding ATPase; protein product: MAIVNDEQVIKVLRQYNPWWRTPSAIKEESKPQKRLAYYEALKILTHKSIRRFAVLSGMRRVGKTTILYQIIDHLIDEGVNPKNILYATFDNPVLKLVNVENVLAIYESMYPIEGTRYILFDEVQYTENWELWMKVIYDSRKDIRLIATGSASPILEKGSADSGTGRWSVLKIPTMSFYEYCKLLNLDLPILQDNLRLSKLVNMSHAQLGDLMDKFSLLQNHFNRYLMIGGFPELVLSDDDAYAQRMLREDVVDKVIKRDVLTLFNIRSPLLMEKLFLYLCMNSTEIFNATTAAKELENTSVTTIDSYIGALEMSNLIYLAKPMDVGSKGALKGKPKIFIADAAIRNAVLMIDDVLSDESELGAMVETTVYKHMVSFYQGSPASLGYFRKAKDNQKEVDVVVELPRQKILCEVKYRNNSHISSTDAIVELCQDEKSKVTNAFLVTKRLDDFGITKHETKTPIFRVPAIAFLYILGKAEAEGQNGKL
- a CDS encoding mobilization protein; translated protein: MKPASEKRNTQLHILVSEKEVSMIKERMSLIGVSNLSAYLRKVAIDGYIINLDLAEVRELIKLLRICSNNLNQYTRKANETGRIYAADVEDLRLQLDKVWEATEKMLSSLSYLP
- the topB-2 gene encoding DNA topoisomerase → MEQFKLVIAEKPSVAQALAAVLGAKMKKDGYLEGNGWLVSWCIGHLVELAQPEAYDEKYAKWNYSDLPILPAIWKYEVPKDKKKQLATLRRLMNDKRVSAVVCATDAGREGELIFRLVYQQADCQKPILRLWISSMEDAVIRDGFEHLHPGADYDRLYQAALCRSGADWLVGINATRLFSTLYGETLNIGRVMTPTLALLVRREADIKAFQSKPFYVPEIACGGFTAAGEKLEDRRAAEAVKQDCNGKDAVVDKIEKQKKVVQPPLLYDLTTLQRECNRLFGFTAQQTLDYLQNLYEKKLATYPRTDSQFITADMQATVGSLALWLWQNMPYTKDCSAAPELERIINDSKVTDHHAILPTVEIAHTDLSALPAGERNVLMLIATRLLCATAQPHRFEAVTATLKVGTHIFTAKGKTVLLDGWKGIERAFRAELKQKPQQEDENDDADRLPELQEGQRFTNISASVREGKTTPPKHYTEDSLLAAMETAGAEETPDDAERKGLGTSATRAAILEKLVSTGFVQRKKKQLLPSEKGINLIAVLPEVIKSPSLTAEWESMLKQVERSEITANTFMDGIAKLVRDLIQQNSAPNSAYLSLFGKNKAGKHEAIGTCPRCGGAVLEGKKGFFCENKACSFALWKSNHFFSSKKKTITKTIAAALLKEGRVFISGLYSEKTGKTYDAVVVMDDTGDKYVNFKLEFERRGGK
- a CDS encoding transcriptional regulator — protein: MYEDFIPERLAKLRTQKGVSARDMSLSLGQANNYINNIENKKTLPAMQSFFYICEYLGVTPQEFFDEGNPYPETLKEFIAEAKRLDAKSMAYILGIMKELNSKK